From one Branchiostoma floridae strain S238N-H82 chromosome 3, Bfl_VNyyK, whole genome shotgun sequence genomic stretch:
- the LOC118411277 gene encoding cartilage intermediate layer protein 1-like isoform X1, protein METILLFLLILPCAVLGQGWTRWFNVDHPTGHGDYERLEAVRYYHPGEVCDSPTEVDARTILGIPAYRTGERFHANPGNGFWCLNREQLGNVTCSDYTVRFWCRDLPRKKIKTTTTPEWSAWSECGSRSGRCGAKKLQTRQRKQCFQSEVKCSGPVVQARICGRVKCSPIDGGWTDWGEWSKCTAKCGGGVEERRRTCTQPTPRHGGKPCGGISSQQRVCADWKCPDCSRKCTMGKLSEGCDFCECPGHVMKGRVTDPNKRPVEKARVYLTEKPYEPVTVTDEKGRFQIEDVCSNGEEVLIKKDKYVPLRVRAQNKRPTTSEVRVVLFPSGKPTIMRHPQNKARFVGDSVTFCCDAKGDPPPTQYEWFKDGKHMDKSKFNYTTLQLPDVTLSDAGQYRCRATSESGSVFSGIATLTVRDKSDGACSATPADHFIQLPNDCYQEETGGHYANVGRCEAEPCRGEASSAGCKEEVEYCCGTIMFEQKTIRCKDYQLPIRVAKTCGCRFCVRPKITIRGRAVAGDDGEPLRFGLIFMGKERVAFTGFHGTFSFDIPSETDRLAVTFVDRSGKFLDSTKILPFKKKGGAIFHVVRLQRKAPPIEIDADKEVTIELNDVKDRDPVAEVDIPPERFYTSDGKKYHGKVKASITFLDPRNTTNFQQAQSDLNFIDNEGENFPLRTFGMFDMDFRDEQNSRLQVGGKVDFFLDPSQFNLHRDTNLEDIKLWSLNPETGIWEEEVGFKPQSVKRRKRESRVLLVGNTEMRENRLLNFDMPTRRRCWAKVRAFNDENFEKMGQVEGVTITLINLDPKEGYSAPPPSWGRFESTVTGPNGACVFAFCDDQRADAYTGQIIAEIDEEILAAAPSNPADSDMIGITRDVLTHLDYKRSDHDDPKAKPNAIFTNLPKPGPNAVWYGQGPLYAWDDKDKCENAKYEDNHFRFYRTEGMQYEYNSVFFDQSDLMSWTPDHMSWWPNPLEFRACYIKVKIMSDDRVTVRTISSGGTHPVTRGKIYGLRDDQSTGYGNVSSTCIEFKCAGMLYDQDQEDKTFVEVVPQGNCRRIRVKAELDEYLRVHPPVHEQKSDRRFAFYAPLDQLGHNYGIYTVTAPDPSVAKNTAVGRCFKGSSDMTANVMSPRDGVAVVFMCARN, encoded by the exons ATGGAGACCATTCTGCTCTTTCTCCTCATCCTTCCTTGCGCAGTTCTTGGCCAAG GCTGGACCAGATGGTTTAACGTGGACCACCCTACCGGTCACGGGGACTACGAGCGGCTGGAGGCGGTGCGGTACTACCATCCCGGGGAGGTGTGTGACAGTCCCACCGAGGTGGACGCCAGGACCATCCTCGGGATCCCCGCCTACAGAACGGGGGAAAG GTTCCACGCCAACCCCGGCAACGGTTTCTGGTGTCTGAACAGAGAGCAGCTTGGGAACGTGACATGCTCGGACTATACTGTTCGGTTCTGGTGCAGGGACTTGCCGAGGAAAAAAA TCAAGACTACTACAACTCCCGAGTGGTCGGCCTGGAGCGAGTGCGGATCCAGGAGCGGCCGCTGTGGCGCCAAGAAGCTGCAGACGAGACAACGTAAGCAGTGTTTCCAAAGCGAAGTCAAGTGCTCTGGGCCCGTCGTACAAGCTCGCATTTGCGGCAGGGTTAAATGCTCCC CTATAGATGGGGGCTGGACAGACTGGGGAGAGTGGTCCAAGTGCACGGCGAAGTGCGGGGGTGGGGTAGAGGAGCGGCGGCGGACGTGCACCCAACCCACCCCGCGGCATGGCGGGAAACCGTGCGGGGGGATCAGCTCACAGCAGAGGGTGTGCGCTGACTGGAAGTGTCCAG ATTGTTCCCGGAAGTGCACTATGGGTAAGCTGAGCGAGGGCTGTGACTTCTGCGAGTGTCCTGGTCACGTGATGAAGGGCAGGGTCACTGACCCCAACAAACGTCCGGTGGAGAAGGCGCGAGTGTACCTGACGGAGAAGCCTTACGAGCCTGTCACAGTAACGGACGAAAAGGGACG GTTTCAAATCGAAGACGTTTGTTCTAACGGCGAGGAGGTTCTGATTAAGAAGGATAAGTACGTCCCACTCCGAGTCAGGGCGCAGAACAAGAGACCCACTACGTCAGAAGTCCGCGTCGTACTTTTTCCCTCAG GTAAACCGACGATAATGCGGCACCCTCAGAACAAGGCCCGGTTTGTAGGAGACAGCGTTACGTTCTGCTGCGATGCGAAGGGAGATCCTCCACCTACACAGTATGAATG GTTTAAGGACGGCAAACACATGGACAAGTCCAAGTTCAACTACACGACGCTACAGTTGCCTGACGTCACATTAAGTGACGCGGGTCAGTACCGGTGCAGAGCTACGTCAGAGTCGGGATCGGTCTTCTCCGGCATAGCTACTCTAACGGTCAGAG ACAAGTCTGACGGTGCTTGCAGTGCAACACCCGCGGACCACTTCATCCAGCTGCCCAACGACTGTTACCAGGAGGAAACTGGCGGTCATTACGCCAACGTGGGGAGGTGCGAGGCCGAACCCTGCCGTGGGGAGGCCAGCTCAGCCGGCTGTAAGGAGGAAGTCG AATACTGCTGCGGCACCATCATGTTCGAGCAAAAGACGATTCGCTGCAAGGATTACCAGTTACCGATACGGGTGGCGAAGACCTGTGGGTGCCGGTTCTGTGTCCGCCCGAAGATCACCATCAGAGGTCGCGCTGTTGCCGGCGACGATGGCGAACCGCTTCGCTTCGGTCTCATTTTCATGGGGAAAGAAAGAGTCGCCTTCACCGGTTTTCACGGGACCTTTTCTTTTGACATTCCCAGCGAAACAGACAGGCTAGCGGTAACGTTCGTCGATCGTTCAGGGAAATTTTTAGACTCTACTAAAATTCTCCCATTCAAGAAAAAAGGTGGCGCCATCTTTCACGTCGTACGGCTCCAAAGAAAAGCGCCCCCTATCGAAATCGATGCAGACAAAGAAGTCACAATCGAACTCAACGATGTCAAAGACAGAGATCCGGTGGCCGAAGTCGACATTCCTCCAGAAAGGTTTTACACAAGCGACGGGAAAAAATATCACGGAAAAGTCAAAGCTAGCATCACTTTCTTGGACCCGCGAAACACCACGAACTTTCAACAGGCACAGAGCGACTTGAATTTCATCGACAACGAAGGTGAGAACTTTCCACTTCGGACATTTGGGATGTTTGATATGGACTTCCGTGACGAGCAAAACAGTAGGCTTCAAGTTGGCGGCAAGGTGGATTTCTTTCTGGATCCCTCCCAGTTCAACCTGCACCGGGATACAAACTTGGAGGACATCAAGTTGTGGTCTTTGAACCCTGAGACGGGGATTTGGGAGGAAGAGGTTGGGTTCAAACCGCAAAGCGTCAAACGGAGAAAACGTGAGTCACGTGTACTACTTGTTGGAAACACAGAAATGAGGGAAAACAGGTTGTTGAACTTTGACATGCCGACGAGGCGAAGGTGTTGGGCAAAAGTTCGCGCCTTTAACGACGAAAACTTTGAGAAGATGGGTCAGGTAGAGGGTGTGACAATCACCTTGATTAACCTTGACCCCAAGGAAGGGTACTCGGCCCCACCCCCGTCCTGGGGACGGTTTGAGAGCACTGTAACAGGGCCAAACGGCGCGTGCGTGTTTGCGTTCTGTGACGACCAGCGCGCGGATGCCTACACTGGTCAGATCATCGCAGAGATCGACGAAGAGATTCTGGCGGCGGCGCCGTCCAACCCGGCCGACTCGGACATGATCGGTATCACTCGGGACGTGCTGACGCATCTAGACTACAAGCGAAGTGATCACGACGACCCGAAGGCCAAGCCGAACGCCATCTTCACCAACCTGCCCAAGCCCGGCCCTAACGCAGTGTGGTACGGACAGGGACCTCTGTACGCATGGGACGACAAGGACAAGTGTGAAAATGCCAAATATGAAGACAATCACTTCAG GTTCTACCGTACCGAGGGCATGCAGTATGAGTACAACTCCGTGTTCTTTGACCAGTCGGACCTGATGTCCTGGACACCTGACCACATGTCCTGGTGGCCAAATCCGCTAGAGTTCCGTGCCTGCTACATTAAG GTAAAGATCATGAGTGATGATCGGGTCACGGTGCGTACGATCAGTTCCGGCGGTACCCATCCCGTGACGCGGGGTAAGATCTACGGGCTGAGGGATGACCAGTCGACCGGCTACGGCAATGTCTCCTCCACCTGTATCGAGTTCAAGTGCGCCGGGATGCTGTACGACCAGGACCAGGAGGATAAAACCTTCGTTGAAGTCGTTCCACAA GGAAACTGCAGACGTATCCGAGTGAAGGCAGAGCTGGATGAATACCTCCGCGTCCACCCGCCCGTTCACGAGCAGAAGTCCGACAGACGTTTCGCCTTTTACGCGCCGCTCGACCAGCTGGGCCACAACTACGGCATCTACACCGTGACGGCACCGGACCCTTCAGTTGCCAAGAATACCGCTGTGGGGCGCTGCTTCAAGGGCTCTTCCGACATGACCGCAAACGTCATGTCGCCACGTGACGGCGTCGCTGTAGTATTCATGTGCGCAAGGAATTAA
- the LOC118411277 gene encoding cartilage intermediate layer protein 1-like isoform X2, with protein sequence METILLFLLILPCAVLGQGWTRWFNVDHPTGHGDYERLEAVRYYHPGEVCDSPTEVDARTILGIPAYRTGERFHANPGNGFWCLNREQLGNVTCSDYTVRFWCRDLPRKKIKTTTTPEWSAWSECGSRSGRCGAKKLQTRQPIDGGWTDWGEWSKCTAKCGGGVEERRRTCTQPTPRHGGKPCGGISSQQRVCADWKCPDCSRKCTMGKLSEGCDFCECPGHVMKGRVTDPNKRPVEKARVYLTEKPYEPVTVTDEKGRFQIEDVCSNGEEVLIKKDKYVPLRVRAQNKRPTTSEVRVVLFPSGKPTIMRHPQNKARFVGDSVTFCCDAKGDPPPTQYEWFKDGKHMDKSKFNYTTLQLPDVTLSDAGQYRCRATSESGSVFSGIATLTVRDKSDGACSATPADHFIQLPNDCYQEETGGHYANVGRCEAEPCRGEASSAGCKEEVEYCCGTIMFEQKTIRCKDYQLPIRVAKTCGCRFCVRPKITIRGRAVAGDDGEPLRFGLIFMGKERVAFTGFHGTFSFDIPSETDRLAVTFVDRSGKFLDSTKILPFKKKGGAIFHVVRLQRKAPPIEIDADKEVTIELNDVKDRDPVAEVDIPPERFYTSDGKKYHGKVKASITFLDPRNTTNFQQAQSDLNFIDNEGENFPLRTFGMFDMDFRDEQNSRLQVGGKVDFFLDPSQFNLHRDTNLEDIKLWSLNPETGIWEEEVGFKPQSVKRRKRESRVLLVGNTEMRENRLLNFDMPTRRRCWAKVRAFNDENFEKMGQVEGVTITLINLDPKEGYSAPPPSWGRFESTVTGPNGACVFAFCDDQRADAYTGQIIAEIDEEILAAAPSNPADSDMIGITRDVLTHLDYKRSDHDDPKAKPNAIFTNLPKPGPNAVWYGQGPLYAWDDKDKCENAKYEDNHFRFYRTEGMQYEYNSVFFDQSDLMSWTPDHMSWWPNPLEFRACYIKVKIMSDDRVTVRTISSGGTHPVTRGKIYGLRDDQSTGYGNVSSTCIEFKCAGMLYDQDQEDKTFVEVVPQGNCRRIRVKAELDEYLRVHPPVHEQKSDRRFAFYAPLDQLGHNYGIYTVTAPDPSVAKNTAVGRCFKGSSDMTANVMSPRDGVAVVFMCARN encoded by the exons ATGGAGACCATTCTGCTCTTTCTCCTCATCCTTCCTTGCGCAGTTCTTGGCCAAG GCTGGACCAGATGGTTTAACGTGGACCACCCTACCGGTCACGGGGACTACGAGCGGCTGGAGGCGGTGCGGTACTACCATCCCGGGGAGGTGTGTGACAGTCCCACCGAGGTGGACGCCAGGACCATCCTCGGGATCCCCGCCTACAGAACGGGGGAAAG GTTCCACGCCAACCCCGGCAACGGTTTCTGGTGTCTGAACAGAGAGCAGCTTGGGAACGTGACATGCTCGGACTATACTGTTCGGTTCTGGTGCAGGGACTTGCCGAGGAAAAAAA TCAAGACTACTACAACTCCCGAGTGGTCGGCCTGGAGCGAGTGCGGATCCAGGAGCGGCCGCTGTGGCGCCAAGAAGCTGCAGACGAGACAAC CTATAGATGGGGGCTGGACAGACTGGGGAGAGTGGTCCAAGTGCACGGCGAAGTGCGGGGGTGGGGTAGAGGAGCGGCGGCGGACGTGCACCCAACCCACCCCGCGGCATGGCGGGAAACCGTGCGGGGGGATCAGCTCACAGCAGAGGGTGTGCGCTGACTGGAAGTGTCCAG ATTGTTCCCGGAAGTGCACTATGGGTAAGCTGAGCGAGGGCTGTGACTTCTGCGAGTGTCCTGGTCACGTGATGAAGGGCAGGGTCACTGACCCCAACAAACGTCCGGTGGAGAAGGCGCGAGTGTACCTGACGGAGAAGCCTTACGAGCCTGTCACAGTAACGGACGAAAAGGGACG GTTTCAAATCGAAGACGTTTGTTCTAACGGCGAGGAGGTTCTGATTAAGAAGGATAAGTACGTCCCACTCCGAGTCAGGGCGCAGAACAAGAGACCCACTACGTCAGAAGTCCGCGTCGTACTTTTTCCCTCAG GTAAACCGACGATAATGCGGCACCCTCAGAACAAGGCCCGGTTTGTAGGAGACAGCGTTACGTTCTGCTGCGATGCGAAGGGAGATCCTCCACCTACACAGTATGAATG GTTTAAGGACGGCAAACACATGGACAAGTCCAAGTTCAACTACACGACGCTACAGTTGCCTGACGTCACATTAAGTGACGCGGGTCAGTACCGGTGCAGAGCTACGTCAGAGTCGGGATCGGTCTTCTCCGGCATAGCTACTCTAACGGTCAGAG ACAAGTCTGACGGTGCTTGCAGTGCAACACCCGCGGACCACTTCATCCAGCTGCCCAACGACTGTTACCAGGAGGAAACTGGCGGTCATTACGCCAACGTGGGGAGGTGCGAGGCCGAACCCTGCCGTGGGGAGGCCAGCTCAGCCGGCTGTAAGGAGGAAGTCG AATACTGCTGCGGCACCATCATGTTCGAGCAAAAGACGATTCGCTGCAAGGATTACCAGTTACCGATACGGGTGGCGAAGACCTGTGGGTGCCGGTTCTGTGTCCGCCCGAAGATCACCATCAGAGGTCGCGCTGTTGCCGGCGACGATGGCGAACCGCTTCGCTTCGGTCTCATTTTCATGGGGAAAGAAAGAGTCGCCTTCACCGGTTTTCACGGGACCTTTTCTTTTGACATTCCCAGCGAAACAGACAGGCTAGCGGTAACGTTCGTCGATCGTTCAGGGAAATTTTTAGACTCTACTAAAATTCTCCCATTCAAGAAAAAAGGTGGCGCCATCTTTCACGTCGTACGGCTCCAAAGAAAAGCGCCCCCTATCGAAATCGATGCAGACAAAGAAGTCACAATCGAACTCAACGATGTCAAAGACAGAGATCCGGTGGCCGAAGTCGACATTCCTCCAGAAAGGTTTTACACAAGCGACGGGAAAAAATATCACGGAAAAGTCAAAGCTAGCATCACTTTCTTGGACCCGCGAAACACCACGAACTTTCAACAGGCACAGAGCGACTTGAATTTCATCGACAACGAAGGTGAGAACTTTCCACTTCGGACATTTGGGATGTTTGATATGGACTTCCGTGACGAGCAAAACAGTAGGCTTCAAGTTGGCGGCAAGGTGGATTTCTTTCTGGATCCCTCCCAGTTCAACCTGCACCGGGATACAAACTTGGAGGACATCAAGTTGTGGTCTTTGAACCCTGAGACGGGGATTTGGGAGGAAGAGGTTGGGTTCAAACCGCAAAGCGTCAAACGGAGAAAACGTGAGTCACGTGTACTACTTGTTGGAAACACAGAAATGAGGGAAAACAGGTTGTTGAACTTTGACATGCCGACGAGGCGAAGGTGTTGGGCAAAAGTTCGCGCCTTTAACGACGAAAACTTTGAGAAGATGGGTCAGGTAGAGGGTGTGACAATCACCTTGATTAACCTTGACCCCAAGGAAGGGTACTCGGCCCCACCCCCGTCCTGGGGACGGTTTGAGAGCACTGTAACAGGGCCAAACGGCGCGTGCGTGTTTGCGTTCTGTGACGACCAGCGCGCGGATGCCTACACTGGTCAGATCATCGCAGAGATCGACGAAGAGATTCTGGCGGCGGCGCCGTCCAACCCGGCCGACTCGGACATGATCGGTATCACTCGGGACGTGCTGACGCATCTAGACTACAAGCGAAGTGATCACGACGACCCGAAGGCCAAGCCGAACGCCATCTTCACCAACCTGCCCAAGCCCGGCCCTAACGCAGTGTGGTACGGACAGGGACCTCTGTACGCATGGGACGACAAGGACAAGTGTGAAAATGCCAAATATGAAGACAATCACTTCAG GTTCTACCGTACCGAGGGCATGCAGTATGAGTACAACTCCGTGTTCTTTGACCAGTCGGACCTGATGTCCTGGACACCTGACCACATGTCCTGGTGGCCAAATCCGCTAGAGTTCCGTGCCTGCTACATTAAG GTAAAGATCATGAGTGATGATCGGGTCACGGTGCGTACGATCAGTTCCGGCGGTACCCATCCCGTGACGCGGGGTAAGATCTACGGGCTGAGGGATGACCAGTCGACCGGCTACGGCAATGTCTCCTCCACCTGTATCGAGTTCAAGTGCGCCGGGATGCTGTACGACCAGGACCAGGAGGATAAAACCTTCGTTGAAGTCGTTCCACAA GGAAACTGCAGACGTATCCGAGTGAAGGCAGAGCTGGATGAATACCTCCGCGTCCACCCGCCCGTTCACGAGCAGAAGTCCGACAGACGTTTCGCCTTTTACGCGCCGCTCGACCAGCTGGGCCACAACTACGGCATCTACACCGTGACGGCACCGGACCCTTCAGTTGCCAAGAATACCGCTGTGGGGCGCTGCTTCAAGGGCTCTTCCGACATGACCGCAAACGTCATGTCGCCACGTGACGGCGTCGCTGTAGTATTCATGTGCGCAAGGAATTAA